TCGACCCGGCCCAGCAGGGCCGGGTCGAGGTCGCGGTAGGAGTTCACCGAGGCGAGGATCCGCTTCCAGGCGGCCGGGGTGTCCACCGGCCAGCCGAGCCGGCGGCAGACGCCCTCCTTCCAGGACTCCCCGCGCGGCACCTGCGGCCAGCCGGGGATGCCGACGCTGGCCGGCTTCACGGCCTCCCAGACGTCGATGTACGGGTGGCCGACGACGAGCACCGAGGAGCCGGTGACCTGGCCGGCGATCCGGTGCTCCTTGGTGCCCGGCAGCAGGTGGTCGACCAGCACGCCGAGGCGCCGGCCCGGGCCGGGGGCGAACTCGTTGACGATCGCGGGCAGGTCGTCGATGCCCTCCAGGTACTCCACCACCACGCCCTCGATCCGCAGGTCGTCGCCCCAGACCCGTTCGACCAGCTCGGCGTCGTGCCGGCCCTCCACGTAGATCCGCGACTCACGGGCGACCCGGGCCCGGGCGCCGGGCACCGCCACCGAGCCGGACGCCGTCCGGCCCGGCCCCTTCGCGGGCGCGGGCGTCGCGCCGGCCGGGCGGACCAGGGTGACCACCCGCCCCTCCAGCAGGAAGCCGCGCGGGCCCATCGGGAACACCCGCTGCTTGCCGAAGCGGTCCTCCAGCGTGACGGTCAGGCCCTCCGCCGTCTTCTCGCACCGCACCACCGCCCCGCAGAAACCGGTGGCCGCCTCCTCCACCACGAGGTCCCGCTCGGCGGGCACCTCGGGTGCGGGCTGCTGCCGCTTCCACGGCGGGGTCAGGTCCGGGCCGTAACTCCTGCTGCGCATCCTCGGACTATACGAAACCCGCCGTCAACCCACCCACGGGGCACGCGCACCGGGCGGCTCACCCGAGATACGGCGTCACCGTCGAGAGCACCTCGGCGAGCCGCGCCAGCAGCGCCGCACGATGCGTCAGCGCCACCGCGTCGCCCGTCCCGTGCGGCCCCGGGCGCACGCCGCGGTCGGCCAGCAGGTAGAGCATCCGCAGGGTGCGCATGGTGTTGGAGGCGTACGCGGGGACGGGCCCGGGCGTGCCGGCCGCGAAGTCGGCGGCGACCGCGTCGAGCCAGCCGACCGACTGTTCCCCGGTCAGTTCGGGACGGGTCAGGGTCAGGGCCAGCGCCCGGGCGAGCCGGTCGTCCTCCTGTGCGTCCCACACGTGGGTGGCGGGGGTCAGCAGACGGGCCGCGCCGAGGTCGAGCAGCGGCGCCGGCGCGACCTGCGGGTGGCGTCCGAGGGCGCCCAGCAGGTCGGCGCCGTGGGCCACCGCGTGCAGCCAGCCGAGCGCCGGGTCGTAGCCGCGCAGGTCCGCCTCGGCGGGGTACCAGTCGGCGAACGCCGTGACCCAACGGGCCTCGTGGTCGCCGTTCCTGACGAGGTCGGCGAGGACCAGCGCGGCGAAGCTCCGGGCCTGGATCTCCGGGTCGGTCAGCCGCGCGGCCATCGTGTCGCCCAGGCCGCGTCGCAGCTCCGGGTCCAGTCCGGGGGTCCGGCGGGCCAGCAGGGTGTACGCCTGCTCGTCGCGGAGCGCCGGGTCGGGCGAGCGCAGGGCCTCGACGAGTCCGGCGACCAGCGCGGCCGGGGAGCCGTCGGCGGGCCGGGCCGTGCCGTGGTCCATGATCTGCTGCCAGTCGGTCATGACCGGCAACGGTAGGGCCCGGACGGCGCCGGTACCAGGGGATTCCGGGACGGCTCAGAGCCCCGGCGCACCCCAGACCGGGAACCAGCGGGAGAGGTCCGACTCGACCCGTAGGTCGTTGCCGAGCATCGCCTTGATCTGCAGCTCCAGCGGGCTGTTGCGCCGCTCGCCCCCGCCGGGCATCGGCGCGAAGGGGTAGAAGGTGCCGCGCTTGTACAGGTACACCAGAGCCAGGGACTGCCCGGCGGTGTCGCGGAAGGCCACCAGGGAGCAGAGCAGTTGCGGGCCGAAGCCGTTCGCCTCCAGCTCGCTGTTGACCGCGTGCAGGTCGTTGACCAGCTCCGGCAGTTCCTCGGGTGAGTGCCGGGCCAGCAGCCAGGAGTAGCCGTAGCCGTCCTGGCTCGCCTCCACGGGGACGCCGCCGCGGTCGGTGTCGGCGTCCAGCAGTGCGCGGACCTGGCGCTCCACCTCGCCGAAGGCGCCGCCCTCGACCGCCGCGAAGCAGACCGAGCCGAGGCCGGTGGGCCGGAAGTCGGTGGCGGCCTCCAGGGTCAGCGCGGCCGACGGTACGCCGAAGAGCTGGTCGAGGTCGGGCCGGACCGGCTTGCTGCGGCCGAACAGGGTGTCCAGGAATCCCATGGGGCTGCTCCACGGTCGATGGGCGGGCTGGGAGGCGTCGTCCCGGGGCCGGTCACCGGTTGAGGTCGGTCGAGATCCGCGCGAGCTGTTCCAGCCGCTTCTCCAGCGACGGGTGGGTGGAGAACAGCTGGGTGGCGGCCTCCCGGGCGCTCAGCGCGGGGGCGAAGTAGAAGGCGTTGTACGGCTGCGCCTGGCGCAGGTCCCTGGTGGGGATGGCGGCGATCTGGCCGGTCACCTTGGTCAGGGCGGAGGCCAGCGCGCTGGGGCGGCCGGTCAGCTGGGCGGCGGCCCGGTCGGCGGCCAGTTCGCGGTAGCGGGACAGCAGCCGGGTCAGCAGGAAGCTGATCGCGTACACGACCATCGAGACCAGCGGGATGATCAGCATCGCGATGGCGGCGTTCTGGTCGTTGCTGTTGCGGTTGCCGCCCATCAGCCCGCTGTACATGGCCATCCGGGTCATCGCGCCGGCCAGCACGCCGAGGAATCCGGCGACCGTCATGACCGCGACGTCCCGGTGGGCGACGTGCGAGAGTTCGTGGGCGAGGACGCCCTCCAGCTCCTCCGGCTCCAGCCGGCGCAGCAGGCCGGTGGTGACGCAGACCACGGACTTCTCGGGTTTGCGGCCGGTGGCGAAGGCGTTCGGCATGTCGTTCTGCGAGACCGCGACCCTGGGTTTGGGCATGTCGGCGAGCGCGCAGAGCCGGTCAATGGTGCCGTGCAGCTGGGGGTACTGCTCGGGGGTGACCTCGTGGGCGCCCATCGCCCGTTCGGTGATCTTGTCGCTGAACCAGAACTGGGCGACGAACAGGCCGCCCGAGATCAGCACGATGATCGGCCAGGCCCCGCGCAGCAGCACGATGAGCAGACCGGTGAAGCCCACGTACAGGAGGCCGATCACGAACATGGTGGCGACCATCCGGCCGGTCAGTCCACGGTCGGGCGCGAAACGGGTGTGCTGGCCTGAGGTCGACATCGCTGCTCCTCGCATTCGCCGGTTGCCTTCGATGCTGCCACCTGGCGGGGCGAGCGGCATCACCCCGCGCGGGGCGGTGCGTGCAGGATCACCACCGACGGGCCGTTCCTGCCGTCGAGCCCGGGCCTTACACTGGCAGGTACGGTTCTGGCACTCGACTGTCCTGAGTGCCAGGCGGCCCACAGCGGGTGATCCACCGGGTGACCCAGACCGAGTCATAACGGACAACGTGCGAAGACGGAGGTGCGTGCCCATGGCCAACGAGCGCAGGGCGGACGATCGCAAGTCCGACACCAGGCACCTCGACGGCAGGCAGCTCGACGTGCGTCCGCTGGACGACCGCAAGCTCGCGGTGCTGCGCGCGATCGTCCAGGACTACGTCGGCACCGAGGAGCCGGTCGGCTCCAAGGCCCTGGTCGAGCGGCACAGTCTCGGGGTCTCCCCGGCGACCGTGCGCAACGACATGGCGGCCCTGGAGGAGGACGGCTACATCCAGCAGCCGCACACCAGTGCCGGACGGATCCCCACCGACAAGGGCTACCGGCTCTTCGTCGACCGCCTCGCCGAGGTGAAGCCGATGACCGCGCCCGAGCGGCGTGCGATCCGGCACTTCCTGGACGGCGCGGTGGACCTGGACGACGTGGTCGCCCGTACGGTCCGGCTGCTCGCGCAGCTGACCCGGCAGGTCGCCGTCGTGCAGTACCCCTCGCTCTCACGTTCGACCGTGCGGCACATCGAGCTGGTCGCCCTGGCGCCGGCGAAGGTGATGCTCGTCCTGATCACCAACACCGGCCGGGTCGAGCAGCGGATGGTCGACTGCCCGGGCACGGTCGGCGAGACCGTCCTGGCGGACCTGCGGGCCCGGATCAACGCCCGGGCCGTCGGGCAGCGGCTGCCGGACGTCCCCGAGCTGCTGGAGGCCCTGCCGGCGGCCTTCGAAGCGCCCGACCGCCCGACCGTCACCACCGTGCTGGCGACCCTCTTCGAGGCGCTCGCCGAGCAGAACGAGGAGCGGATCATGCTGGCCGGCACGGCCAACCTGACCCGCTTCGGGCACGACTTCCCGCTCACCATCCAGCCGGTGCTGGAGGCCCTGGAGGAGCAGGTCGTCCTGCTCCGCCTGCTGGGTGAGACCGGCGACGCCGGGATGATGGTCCGGATCGGCCGGGAGAACGCGTACGAAGGGCTCAATTCCACCTCGGTCGTCTCGGTCGGTTACGGTTCGGGCGACGAGAGTGTGGCGAAGCTGGGCGTGATCGGTCCGACTCGGATGGACTACCCGGGCACAATGGGGGCGGTGCGAGCGGTGGCACGGTACGTGGGCCAGATCCTGGCCGAGTCGTAGAACAGCGCCGTTGGACCTCCAACGGTGACAACCAGTCGCAGCACTTCTAGAGGCGGAACAAGCGGAGCATTTGGTGGCCACGGACTACTACGCGGTACTCGGCGTCCGACGGGATGCGGGGCAGGACGAGATCAAGAAGGCGTTCCGGCGCCTTGCCCGTGAACTGCACCCGGACGTCAACCCGGACCCGAAGACGCAGGAGCGGTTCAAGGAGATCAACGCCGCCTACGAGGTGCTCTCGGACCCGGCCAAGCGCCAGGTCTACGACCTCGGCGGCGACCCCCTCTCCCCGAACGGCGGCGGCGCGGGCGGGTTCGGCGCGGGCGCGGCCGGATTCGGCTTCTCCGACATCATGGACGCGTTCTTCGGCGCCGCATCCGGCCAGCGCGGGCCCCGCTCGCGCACCCGGCGCGGCCAGGACGCGATGATCCGGCTGGAGATCACCCTGGAGGAGGCCGCTTTCGGCACCACCAAGGAACTCCAGGTCGACACCGCCGTCACCTGCACCACCTGTTCCGGCGAGGGGGCGGCCCCCGGCACCTCCGCGCAGACCTGTGACATGTGTCGCGGCAAGGGCGAGGTCTCCCAGGTCACCCGGTCCTTCCTGGGCCAGGTCATGACCTCCCGCCCGTGCCCGCAGTGCCAGGGCTTCGGCACCGTCGTGCCCACTCCCTGCCCGGAGTGCGCGGGCGACGGCCGGGTCCGCGCCCGCCGGACGCTCACCGTCAAGATCCCGGCCGGGGTCGACAACGGCACCCGGATCCAGCTGGCCGGCGAGGGCGAGGTCGGCCCCGGTGGCGGCCCCGCCGGCGACCTGTACGTGGAGATCGCCGAGACCGCGCACCCGACCTTCCAGCGGCGCGGCGACGATCTGCACTGCACGGTCACCATCCCGATGACGGCGGCCTCGCTCGGCACCCAGGTGCCGCTGCAGACCCTGGACGGGCTGGAGGAGGTCGACATCCGGCCCGGCACCCAGTCCGGCCAGTCGATCCCGTTGCACGGGCGGGGCATCACCCACCTCCGCGGCGGCGGCCGGGGCGACTTGATAGTGCATGTCGAGGTGCAGACGCCCACCAAGCTCGACCCCGAGCAGGAGGAGCTGCTGCGCCGCCTGGCGCTGCTGCGCGGCGAGGAGCGCCCCTCGGGGACCTTCGCCCCCGGCCAGCAGGGCCTGTTCTCCCGGCTGAAGGACGCCTTCAACGGCCGCTGAGCCGTCGAGCCGGCCGGGCGCAGAGCGCGGCAGCGGCCCGTGTCCCCTACGACGGGGGCGCGGGCCGCTGTCACCCCCGCGCGGGCCGGTGAGGGCGCGCCCCCTGGGTGCTCCGCGAGCCGGGACGGTCTTGCGCGCTCCCCGGCGTGCGTCACCGCTCCGGCTCGGGGCAGCACCTCGCGCCCCACGCCCGCGCCCCACCCCACCACGCCCGCGCCCCACCCCCCCACGCCCGCGCCCCACCCCCCACGCCCGCGCCCCACCCCCCCCACGCCCGCGCCCCACCCCCCCACACCCGAGCACCAGTACCGCAGCGCCCGCACCAGCACCGCGGCGCCAGCCCCCGGAGGCAGACCCCGATGACCGCACCCGTGTTCGTCACCGACTCCGCGCGGCTCGACGGCGCCGCCGCCGGCACGGTGGTCCGCCTGGACGGCCCCGAGGGCCGGCACGCCGCCGCCGTGAAGCGGCTGGAGCCCGGCGAGGCGGTCACCCTCGCGGACGGCCTCGGCCTCGGCGTGGACGGCATCGTCGCGGCCGTGCACGGCAAGGACGCGATCGACGTCACGGTCGTCGAGGTGCGCCGCGCGCCCGAGCCGTCCCCGCGGATCGTGGTCGTCCAGGCCCTGCCCAAGGGCGACCGGGGCGAGCTCGCGGTCGAGACCATGACCGAGGTCGGCGTCGACGTGGTGATCCCGTGGCCGGCCTCCCGCTGCATCACCCAGTGGAAGGGCGACCGGGGCGCCAAGGCGCTCGCCAAGTGGCGGGCCACCGCCCGGGAGGCGGGCAAGCAGTCCCGCCGGCTGCGGTTCCCCGAGGTCCGCGACCCGATGACGACCCGCCAGCTGGCGCCGTTGCTGGCCGGGTCCGCGTTCGCCGCCGTCCTGCACGAGGACGGCGCCGAGCCGCTCGCGGCCGCCACGCTGCCCCCGGCCGGCGACCTGGTGCTGATCGTCGGCCCCGAGGGCGGGGTCTCCCCGGAGGAGCTGGCCGCCTTCGCCGAGGCCGGCGCGGGGCCCTACCGGCTCGGCCCTTCCGTCCTGCGCACCTCGACGGCGGGGGTGGCGGCCGGCGCCCTGCTGCTCGGGCGGACCGGGCGCTGGTCCTGACCCTGCGCCGCGCCTGGCCCTGCGCCGCGCCTGGCCCTGCGCCGCGGCTGAACGGGCGGGCGCCCCGGGCCCGTCGGGGCCGGGCCGGACGCGAACGGCCGCCCGCCGGGCGGCGCGACCGTCCCCCGGTCGGCCCATGACCGACCCGCCGCCGACGCGCGACCGGCTCGCGACCGGCCCGCCGCCGACCTGCGGCCGGGCACGCTCCGGGGCTCGGCCGGTCCCCGCGGCGGGGGTCGCCCACCCAGGTTCGCTGTCGAAGAAAACGCTTCGTACTGTGCGTGCACATGCATAAAGTGACGCCGTGACCGAACCCCACAGCACCCTCGTGGGCGCGTACCTGCGCCACCCCCACCTGCACGGCGACCTGATCACCTTCGTCGCCGAGAACGACATCTGGCTGGCCCCGCTCGACGGTGGCCGGGCCTGGCGGCTGACCGCCGATCAGGTCCCGGTCTCGCACCCCAGATTCTCCCCGGACGGCCGGCACATCGCCTGGACGTCGACCCGGGACGGCGCCCCCGAGATCCACCTGGCACCGGTCGAGGGCGGCCCGGCCCGCCGGCTGACGTACTGGGGCAGCGGCCAGACCAGGATGCGCGGCTGGACGGCGGACGGCCGCCCGATCGCCACCACCACGGCCGGCCAGGAGACCCTGCGGCGCAGCTGGGCGTTCGCCGTCCCGCTGGACGGCGGCGAGCCCGCCCGGCTGCCGTACGGGCCGGTCGGCGGCCTGGCGCAGGAGCCCGAAGCCGGGGGCAGGGTGCTGCTGCTGTCCGCTTGGAGCCGCGAGCCCGCGCACTGGAAGCGCTACCGCGGCGGCACGGCCGGCAAGCTGTGGATCGGCACCGAGGAGTTCACCCGGGTGCACGCCGGGCTGGGCGGCAACATCGAGTCCCCGCTCTGGGTCGGTGACCGGATCGCCTTCCTCTCCGACCACGAGGGCGCGGGCCGGCTCTACTCCAGCCTCCCGGACGGCAGCGACCTGCGGGCCCACACCACCGCCGAGGACGGCTTCTACGCCCGCAACGCCACCACCGACGGCGCCCGGGTGGTCTGGCACAGCGCGGGCGACCTCTGGATCCTGGACGACCTGGACGGCGCCGCGCCGCGCCGCCTGGACATCCGGCTGGCCGGCCCCGCGACCGGCCGCCGGCCGCGCCCGGTCAGCGCCGCGCACTGGCTGTCGAGCGCGGCCCCGGACCGCACCGGCCGGGCCAGCGCCGTGGTGGTGCGCGGCAGCGTGCACTGGCTGACGCACCGTGAGGGCCCGGCCCGGGTGCTGGACGAGACGCCGGGCGTCCGGGCCCGGCTGGCCCGGGTGGTGCCGGGCGAGGACGGCGCCCAGGGCGTGCTCTGGGTGACCGACGCCGAGGGTGACGACGCCCTCGAGTACGCCCCGGCGGTGCTCGGCGCGGAGCGGCGCCGGCTGGCCGCCGGGCAGCTCGGCCGGGTGCTCGGCCTGGTCGTCTCGCCGGACGGCAAGCAGCTGGCGGTCGCCTCGCACGACGGCCGGGTGCTGCTGGTGACGCTCGCCGACGGCGCCGTGCACGAGCTGGCCCGCAGCACCGACGGCGAGGTCAACGGGCTGGTGTTCAGCCCCGACTCGGCCTGGCTGGCCTGGTCGCAGCCGGCGCTCGGGCCGTGGTCGCTGCGCCAGATCGTGCTCGCGAACCTGGCCACCCGGTCGGTCGGCGAGGCCACTCCGCAGCGGTTCGTCGACACCTCGCCGGCCTTCACCGCGGACGGCAAGCACCTCGCGTTCCTGTCGGTGCGCAACTTCGACCCGGTGTACGACGCGCACGTCTTCGACCTGTCCTTCCCCAACGGCTGCCGCCCGTACCTGATCACACTGGCCGCCGACACGCCGTCCCCGTTCGGCCCGCAGCGCGCCGGCCGGCCGTTCGGCGGCGAGGACGACGACGCCAAGGGCAAGAAGGCGGACGCCGAGGACGGCTCGGACACGACCCCCGTCACCCGCGTCGACCTGGACGGCATCGCGGACCGGATCATCCCCTTCCCGGTCGAGGGCGGCCGCTTCGGCAGCCTGCGCGCGGCCAAGGACGGCGTGCTCTGGACCAGGCTGCCGCTGCTCGGCGAACTCGGCGACGAGGCGGCCTCGCTGGAGGACGAGCGGCCGCGTCCGGTGCTGGAGCGGTTCGACTTCAAGAAGCTGCGCGCCGAGGAGCTGGTCGCCGGACTGGACTCGTTCTCCGTCACCGGGGACGGCGGCCGGCTGGCGGTGCTGGACGAGGGACAGTTGCGGATCGTCCCGGCCGACCACAAGGCGGCGGGGGAGGACGACGAGACCGATGTGGACCTCTCCCGGCTGCGGGTCACCGTCGACCCGGCGGCCGAGTGGCGGCAGATGTTCGACGAGAACGGCCGCATCATGCGCGACAACTTCTGGCGCGCGGACATGGGCGGCTTCGACTGGGCGGGCGCGCTGGCCCGCTACCGGCCGCTGGTGGATCGGCTCGGCTCGCACGACGACCTGGTCGACCTGCTCTGGGAGGTCCAGGGCGAGCTGGGCACCTCGCACGCGTACGTGACCCCGTACGGCACCGGCACCGAGGCCGCCCGCCGGCAGGGCCTGCTCGGCGCGGACCTCGTGAAGGACGGCGAGGTCTGGCGGATCGAGCGGATCCTGCCCGGCGAGTCCTCCGACCCGCGGGCCCGTTCGCCGCTGGCCGCGCCCGGCGCCGCCGTCCGCCCGGGGGACGCCGTGCTGGCCGTCAACGGCCGCCCGGTGGACCCGGTCACCGGCCCGGCGCCGCTGCTGGCGGGCACGGCCGGCCAGCCGGTCGAGCTGACCGTCGCGGGCAAGGGCGGCACCGACCAGCGGTACCCGGTGGTGGTGCCGCTGGCGGACGAGGAGGCGCTGCGCTACCACGACTGGGTGGCCGGGCGCCGGGCCGCCGTCCGGGAGCTCTCCGGCGGCCGGCTCGGCTACCTGCACGTCCCGGACATGGTCAGCGCCGGCTGGGCGCAGCTGCACCGCGACCTGCGGGTCGAGATGGCCAAGGAGGGCGTGGTGGTCGACCTGCGGGAGAACCGCGGGGGCCACACCTCCCAGCTGGTGATCGAGAAGCTCAACCGGAAGATCATCGGCTGGGACCGGGCCCGGGACGTCGCGGGCGCCGACCCGTACCCGGGTGACGCCCCGCGCGGTCCGGTGGTGGCGCTGGCCAACGAGTTCTCCGGCTCGGACGGCGACATCGTCAACGCCGCGATCCAGGCGCTGAAGATCGGCCCGGTGGTCGGGACCCGCACCTGGGGCGGTGTGATCGGGATCGACAGCAAGTACAGCCTGGTCGACGGCACCGGGGTTACCCAGCCCAAGTACGCCTTCTGGCTGGAGGGTTACGGCTGGGGCGTGGAGAACCACGGGGTGGATCCGGACGTCGAGGTGCCGATCGCCCCGCACCAGTACGCGGCCGGCGAGGACCCGCAGCTGGCCGAGGGCGTGCGGCTGGCGCTGGCCGCCCTGGCGGAGACCCCGGCGAAGACCCCGCCGCCGGTTCCCGGGCTGTAGCCGGGCCGGCGTCCGCCGGGCGGGAGCAGGCCTCCCGCCCGGCGGACGCCGGTTAGGATGCGTGGCTGATTCATGATCACCGCGTAACGGGGGCAGCGAGATGGCACAGGCACACCCGCAGGGTTCGTACGGCCGGGGCCCGTACCAGCAGCCGGCGGCCGGCCCGTACGGGCAGCAGGCGCCGCCGTACCCGCCGCAGCCGTACCCGTACGCGCAGCAGGCGTACCCCCGGCCGCCGTACCCGTCGCAGCCGTACGCCGAGCAGCAGCCGTACCCTCAGCACCCCCAGCCCCAGCAGTCCCACTACCCCCAGTCTCCCCACCCCGGCCATGGCCCGCAGCTCCCGCCGGCGCCGGAGGAGGCGGGGGACGGCCGCCGGATCCTGGCGGCCGTCCTCGACGGGGTCTTCGCCCTGGTGGCCGGGTTCGCGGCGGCCAAGAGCTCCTCGCAGCACGGCGGTTCGGCGGGCGCCTACTTCGGGCTGCTGCTGGCGGTGTCCGTCGGCTTCTCCTTCGTCAACCACGTGGTGCTCGCCCGGTTGCTCGGATTCAGCCTGGGCAAGGGCCTGCTGGCCGCACGGGTGATCCGGTACAAGGACGTCAGCCGGCCGGGCACCTGGCGGCTGGCCAGGCGTTGGCTGCTCGGCTTCGTGATGCTCCCGATCGGCCTGATGCTCGAAGAGCTGGAGCCGGAGGAGGCCTGCGGGGTAAGGGTCGTGCGCCGCAAGCACCTGGACGGGTGGAAGCGGCGGGCCGGGCGGCTCGGCTAGCATGCGGCGGTAGCCCCGACCCGATTCCGCGAGGAGACACCGATGTCCGGCGAGCCGCAGTCCGACTGCCCGTTCTGCAAGATCGTGGCGGGGGAGATCCCGGCGACGGTGGTCCGGCAGAACGAGCGCACCGTCGCGTTCCGGGACATCAACCCGCAGGCCCCGACCCACATCCTGGTGATCCCCAAGGCGCACTACCCGAACGCGGCCGCGCTCGCCGCCGCCGAACCCGCGCTGGCCGCCGAACTGCTGGTCGAGGCGGGCGAGGTGGCGGCCGACGAGAAGATCGACGCGGCGGGCTACCGGCTGATCTTCAACACCGGTGCCGGCGCCGGCCAGACCGTCTTCCACGCGCACGTCCACGTGCTCGGCGGCACGCCGCTTCGTGAGGGCCTGGTCTGACACCGTGTCGCAACGCGAACTCGTCGTCCTGGGCACCGCCAGCCAGGTGCCCACCCGGCACCGCAACCACAACGGCTACCTGCTCCGCTGGGACGGCGAGGGGCTCCTGTTCGACCCGGGGGAGGGCACCCAGCGGCAGATGCTGCACGCCGGGGTCTCCGCCACCCAGATCACCCGGATCGGCGTCACGCACTTCCACGGCGACCACTGCCTCGGTCTGGCCGGAGTGATCCAGCGGATCAACCTGGACCGGGTGCCGCACCCGGTGGACGTGTACTTCCCGGCCTCCGGCGAGGTCTTCTTCCACCGGCTGCGGCACGCCACGGCCTTCCACGAGACGGCCGTGCTGCGCCCGCACCCGGTGGAGGAGGCGGGCCCGCTGCCCGTCCCCGGGGCCCGCTTCACGCTGGACGCCGTCCGCCTGTCGCACCCCGTCGAGTCCTTCGGCTACCGGCTGGCCGAGCCGGACGGCCGCCGGCTGGTGCCGGAGCGCCTGGCCGAGCTGGGCGTCTTCGGCCCGGCGGTGGGCCGGCTCCAGCACCAGGGCGCCATCGAGGTGGACGGCCGGACCGTCACCCTGGAGGAGGTCAGCGAGCCGCGTCCCGGCCAGCGGTTCGCCTTCGTGATGGACACCCGGCTCTGCGACGGCGTGGGCGAGCTCGCCGAGGGCGCCGACCTGCTGGTGATGGAGGCGACCTTCCTGGACGCCGACGCGCACCTGGCCCGCGAGCACGGCCACCTCACCGCCGGCCAGGCCGCCCAGGTCGCCGCCGGGGCGGGCGCCCGGACCCTCGTGCTCACCCACTTCTCCCAGCGCTACCCGGACCTCGGCGGTCACCTGGCCGAGGCCCGCCGGTACTTCGACGGCGAGATCGTGGTCGCCGAGGACCTCGCCCGGGTGCCCGTCCCACCGCGCCGTTGACCGGCGCCGTCGACCCGCGCCGGGAGCCGGCGCGAGCCACCGGCGGCGGGCCGGCGGGCGGTGGCGGCCGGTGGCCGCACGGAAAACCAGTCGCATCGGCCCCGGAACTGCCGGAGCATCGACCGCGTGCGCGATTCGTCCGCCGAGAGGTGGCGCCGCACCGCCCCGGCGATCACGCGCGCGGCGTACCCTGGTGACCCCGGACCGACCGAGCGGCACCACGAGACCACGGATGGGATGAGGCAGGCCTCAGCGCCGACCTATGAGTGACACATCACATACCCGTACGAACGGACAGTCGCGGCCTGCCCAGGCGGCCGGCTCCGAGCGGGTCGCCAGCGCCAGGATCGTCATTCCCGAGAAGCACCCGATGGTCACCCTGCTCGGTGCCACCGACTCGCTGCTGCGCGTGATCGAGCGGTCGTTCCCGGCCGCGGACATCCACGTCCGGGGCAACGAGGTCACCGCGACCGGCGAGCGTGCCGAGGTCGCCCTCGTGCAGCAGCTGTTCTCCGAGATGATGCTGGTGCTGCGCACCGGCCAGCCCCTGACGGAGGACGCCGTGGAGCGTTCGATCGCGATGCTGCGCAGTGCCGGGGACAACCCGGACGACCCGTCGCCGTCCCAGGTGTTCACCGCGAACATCCTCTCCAACCGCGGCCGGACCATCCGCCCCAAGACCCTCAACCAGCAGCGCTACGTCGACGCGATCGACAAGCACACGATCGTCTTCGGCCTCGGCCCGGCCGGTACCGGCAAGACCTACCTCGCGATGGCCAAGGCCGTGCAGGCGCTGCAGGCCAAAGAGGTCAACCGGATCATCCTGACCCGGCCCGCCGTCGAGGCGGGGGAGCGCCTGGGCTTCCTGCCCGGCACCCTCTACGAGAAGATCGACCCGTACCTGCGCCCGCTCTACGACGCGCTGCACGACATGATGGACCCGGACTCGATCCCCCGGCTGATGGCCGCCGGCACCATCGAGGTCGCCCCGCTGGCGTACATGCGCGGCCGTACCCTCAACGACGCCTTCATCATCCTGGACGAGGCCCAGAACACCTCGCCCGCGCAGATGAAGATGTTCCTCACCCGCCTCGGCTTCAACTCCCGGGTGGTGGTCACCGGTGACACCAGCCAGGTCGACCTCCCGGGCGGTACCCGAAGCGGCCTCAAGGTCGTCCAGGAGATCCTGGCGGACGTACCCGACATCCACTTCTCCGTCCTCACCAGCACCGATGTGGTCCGCCACAAGCTGGTCGG
The sequence above is a segment of the Kitasatospora sp. NBC_00240 genome. Coding sequences within it:
- a CDS encoding S41 family peptidase; this translates as MTEPHSTLVGAYLRHPHLHGDLITFVAENDIWLAPLDGGRAWRLTADQVPVSHPRFSPDGRHIAWTSTRDGAPEIHLAPVEGGPARRLTYWGSGQTRMRGWTADGRPIATTTAGQETLRRSWAFAVPLDGGEPARLPYGPVGGLAQEPEAGGRVLLLSAWSREPAHWKRYRGGTAGKLWIGTEEFTRVHAGLGGNIESPLWVGDRIAFLSDHEGAGRLYSSLPDGSDLRAHTTAEDGFYARNATTDGARVVWHSAGDLWILDDLDGAAPRRLDIRLAGPATGRRPRPVSAAHWLSSAAPDRTGRASAVVVRGSVHWLTHREGPARVLDETPGVRARLARVVPGEDGAQGVLWVTDAEGDDALEYAPAVLGAERRRLAAGQLGRVLGLVVSPDGKQLAVASHDGRVLLVTLADGAVHELARSTDGEVNGLVFSPDSAWLAWSQPALGPWSLRQIVLANLATRSVGEATPQRFVDTSPAFTADGKHLAFLSVRNFDPVYDAHVFDLSFPNGCRPYLITLAADTPSPFGPQRAGRPFGGEDDDAKGKKADAEDGSDTTPVTRVDLDGIADRIIPFPVEGGRFGSLRAAKDGVLWTRLPLLGELGDEAASLEDERPRPVLERFDFKKLRAEELVAGLDSFSVTGDGGRLAVLDEGQLRIVPADHKAAGEDDETDVDLSRLRVTVDPAAEWRQMFDENGRIMRDNFWRADMGGFDWAGALARYRPLVDRLGSHDDLVDLLWEVQGELGTSHAYVTPYGTGTEAARRQGLLGADLVKDGEVWRIERILPGESSDPRARSPLAAPGAAVRPGDAVLAVNGRPVDPVTGPAPLLAGTAGQPVELTVAGKGGTDQRYPVVVPLADEEALRYHDWVAGRRAAVRELSGGRLGYLHVPDMVSAGWAQLHRDLRVEMAKEGVVVDLRENRGGHTSQLVIEKLNRKIIGWDRARDVAGADPYPGDAPRGPVVALANEFSGSDGDIVNAAIQALKIGPVVGTRTWGGVIGIDSKYSLVDGTGVTQPKYAFWLEGYGWGVENHGVDPDVEVPIAPHQYAAGEDPQLAEGVRLALAALAETPAKTPPPVPGL
- a CDS encoding RDD family protein; this translates as MAQAHPQGSYGRGPYQQPAAGPYGQQAPPYPPQPYPYAQQAYPRPPYPSQPYAEQQPYPQHPQPQQSHYPQSPHPGHGPQLPPAPEEAGDGRRILAAVLDGVFALVAGFAAAKSSSQHGGSAGAYFGLLLAVSVGFSFVNHVVLARLLGFSLGKGLLAARVIRYKDVSRPGTWRLARRWLLGFVMLPIGLMLEELEPEEACGVRVVRRKHLDGWKRRAGRLG
- a CDS encoding histidine triad nucleotide-binding protein, with amino-acid sequence MSGEPQSDCPFCKIVAGEIPATVVRQNERTVAFRDINPQAPTHILVIPKAHYPNAAALAAAEPALAAELLVEAGEVAADEKIDAAGYRLIFNTGAGAGQTVFHAHVHVLGGTPLREGLV
- a CDS encoding ribonuclease Z, producing the protein MSQRELVVLGTASQVPTRHRNHNGYLLRWDGEGLLFDPGEGTQRQMLHAGVSATQITRIGVTHFHGDHCLGLAGVIQRINLDRVPHPVDVYFPASGEVFFHRLRHATAFHETAVLRPHPVEEAGPLPVPGARFTLDAVRLSHPVESFGYRLAEPDGRRLVPERLAELGVFGPAVGRLQHQGAIEVDGRTVTLEEVSEPRPGQRFAFVMDTRLCDGVGELAEGADLLVMEATFLDADAHLAREHGHLTAGQAAQVAAGAGARTLVLTHFSQRYPDLGGHLAEARRYFDGEIVVAEDLARVPVPPRR
- a CDS encoding PhoH family protein; amino-acid sequence: MVTLLGATDSLLRVIERSFPAADIHVRGNEVTATGERAEVALVQQLFSEMMLVLRTGQPLTEDAVERSIAMLRSAGDNPDDPSPSQVFTANILSNRGRTIRPKTLNQQRYVDAIDKHTIVFGLGPAGTGKTYLAMAKAVQALQAKEVNRIILTRPAVEAGERLGFLPGTLYEKIDPYLRPLYDALHDMMDPDSIPRLMAAGTIEVAPLAYMRGRTLNDAFIILDEAQNTSPAQMKMFLTRLGFNSRVVVTGDTSQVDLPGGTRSGLKVVQEILADVPDIHFSVLTSTDVVRHKLVGRIVDAYERWDAVQEAAENTPPAPARKPAQRRTVKAPSARAPRQSHRTES